The Maridesulfovibrio zosterae DSM 11974 genome contains a region encoding:
- a CDS encoding phosphatase PAP2 family protein has protein sequence MPFMTQHLDMQIFILANQVFRKHWMDIIMPILSSATLLWAVITIVTLLGVYKKGLKFMVIILLVIASMGIADISTNVIKKSIGRVRPLNSIPLTYHHEDGKWQRRALDFKQSKERGNSYPSAHASNSMAFAVMLMFFFRKLRPWMLFLPISVGYSRLYLGKHFPTDIMAGWALGACVAISLWLFWEYYLKWKLPEKLQV, from the coding sequence ATGCCGTTTATGACTCAGCATCTGGATATGCAAATTTTTATACTGGCCAACCAGGTTTTCAGGAAACACTGGATGGATATTATTATGCCCATACTATCATCAGCAACTTTACTTTGGGCTGTCATAACAATTGTCACCCTGCTTGGCGTGTACAAGAAAGGCTTAAAATTCATGGTCATAATTTTGCTGGTGATCGCTTCTATGGGGATTGCAGACATATCCACCAATGTTATTAAAAAATCCATAGGCAGAGTCCGACCGCTAAACTCAATTCCACTCACTTACCATCATGAAGACGGTAAATGGCAAAGGCGAGCGCTTGATTTTAAACAAAGCAAGGAACGCGGTAACTCATATCCATCTGCTCATGCCTCGAACTCCATGGCATTTGCTGTCATGCTGATGTTTTTCTTCAGAAAACTCAGACCTTGGATGCTTTTTCTGCCCATATCAGTTGGCTATTCCCGCCTATATCTTGGAAAGCACTTTCCGACAGATATTATGGCAGGGTGGGCCCTTGGGGCATGTGTAGCAATTTCTCTATGGCTATTTTGGGAATACTATTTAAAATGGAAATTACCTGAAAAACTTCAGGTTTAA
- a CDS encoding glycosyltransferase family 4 protein has translation MKKIAIILPRFSRYGGVERFGYNLSAALASAGYKVDFICSRAEEEAPQGVQIINVGRYGVCRAGKLLWFVLAAEKQRKKGKYDLSISLGKSLNQDILRIGGGPLQSFWRLSQKAWPAGFGRSFKMFRRHTAMVNLLIRYIERRQSLSPCHIVCVSHRVKEWMLESHPELAGRKIDVVYNKPDLSLFSPPEASMRDASRAEYHLKNDDILISTATTNFALKGVSSLIKAIAQLPSNYHLHIAGGRNPSKYIKLAEQYKVVERVQFLGKVTDMPEFYGRSDIFVLPSFYDACSNSVLEALACGLPVISSRDNGSSYFLPTEQIIDDPSDYMALKDVILKTSEQKSTEQFVWPEDIVCGIEPYLKLVEDRLK, from the coding sequence ATGAAAAAGATAGCTATCATCCTTCCCCGTTTCAGTCGTTATGGTGGGGTTGAGCGTTTTGGATACAATTTGAGCGCGGCTCTTGCCTCCGCTGGATACAAAGTTGACTTTATCTGTTCACGCGCTGAGGAAGAAGCTCCGCAGGGTGTGCAAATTATAAACGTCGGCCGTTATGGGGTATGCCGTGCCGGAAAGTTATTGTGGTTTGTTCTTGCAGCAGAAAAACAACGCAAAAAGGGCAAGTATGATCTTAGTATAAGTCTTGGCAAATCGCTTAATCAGGATATTTTGCGCATTGGCGGTGGACCTCTCCAGTCTTTTTGGCGTCTTTCACAAAAAGCTTGGCCTGCTGGATTTGGGCGATCTTTTAAAATGTTCCGTAGGCATACAGCTATGGTTAATTTACTGATAAGGTACATTGAACGGCGCCAATCTTTATCTCCATGCCATATCGTTTGTGTGTCACACAGGGTGAAAGAATGGATGCTTGAGTCTCATCCAGAACTCGCAGGGCGTAAGATTGATGTGGTATACAATAAACCGGATCTTTCGTTGTTTAGCCCACCGGAGGCAAGCATGAGGGACGCAAGCAGAGCTGAATACCATCTTAAAAATGACGACATTCTTATCTCCACAGCAACAACAAATTTTGCATTAAAGGGTGTTTCTTCATTAATTAAGGCTATTGCACAGCTTCCTTCAAATTATCATCTGCATATTGCCGGTGGCCGCAATCCATCTAAATATATTAAACTGGCCGAGCAGTATAAAGTTGTAGAGCGTGTCCAATTTTTAGGCAAAGTAACTGACATGCCGGAATTTTATGGAAGATCAGATATTTTCGTCCTTCCATCTTTTTATGATGCTTGTTCCAATTCTGTTCTTGAAGCTCTGGCATGTGGCCTACCTGTAATAAGTTCCAGAGATAACGGGAGCAGTTATTTTCTGCCTACTGAACAGATCATTGATGATCCATCAGATTACATGGCACTAAAAGATGTCATTTTAAAAACATCCGAACAAAAAAGCACTGAACAATTTGTATGGCCCGAAGACATAGTTTGTGGGATTGAGCCATATTTAAAATTGGTGGAAGACCGTTTAAAGTAG
- the hisF gene encoding imidazole glycerol phosphate synthase subunit HisF: MLSKRIIPCLDVRNGVLTKGVKFKDNIDIGDPVETAKLYYEQGADEIVFYDITASSEGRGIFLDVVERVASEIFIPFSVGGGINTVEDMRAVLLAGAEKVSVNSGAVKNPDIISEGAAAFGSQCIVLGMDVKRVEKSELIPSGFEIVINGGRKFMGIDALEWAKTCEALGAGEICLNSIDADGTKDGYDLELTRLIAENVGVPVIASGGAGHPQHMVDAVTEGRATAALIASIVHYGEYTIPQIKEYMESKGVRTRNSW; the protein is encoded by the coding sequence GTGCTTAGTAAAAGAATTATCCCTTGCTTAGATGTGAGGAACGGAGTCCTTACCAAAGGAGTGAAATTCAAAGATAACATTGACATAGGCGACCCAGTCGAAACCGCAAAACTCTATTATGAACAAGGTGCTGATGAAATCGTCTTTTATGACATCACAGCTTCATCTGAGGGTCGAGGTATTTTCCTTGATGTTGTAGAACGCGTTGCTTCTGAAATATTCATCCCCTTCTCTGTTGGTGGAGGAATCAACACAGTTGAAGATATGCGTGCAGTACTTCTTGCCGGAGCTGAAAAAGTTTCTGTAAACTCAGGCGCAGTTAAAAATCCAGACATAATCAGTGAAGGAGCAGCAGCTTTCGGCTCTCAATGTATTGTTCTGGGTATGGACGTAAAGCGTGTTGAAAAGTCTGAACTGATACCTTCGGGATTTGAAATAGTTATCAATGGTGGACGCAAGTTTATGGGCATCGATGCTCTGGAGTGGGCCAAAACCTGTGAAGCTTTAGGTGCCGGAGAAATCTGCCTCAATTCTATTGACGCAGACGGTACTAAAGACGGTTATGATCTTGAGCTGACCAGACTGATTGCCGAGAACGTAGGTGTACCGGTTATCGCTTCTGGTGGCGCAGGGCATCCACAGCATATGGTAGACGCTGTAACCGAAGGACGCGCGACAGCAGCACTTATAGCATCCATTGTTCACTATGGAGAATACACTATTCCCCAGATTAAAGAATATATGGAATCCAAAGGTGTACGCACACGCAACAGCTGGTAG
- the hisH gene encoding imidazole glycerol phosphate synthase subunit HisH gives MLAILDYKAGNQTSVQRALNKLGIPNEITADKEKLANATGIIFPGVGAAGQAMDELTSGGLDELLKELILQKKPLLGICVGCQILLDYSEENDTKALSVIPGECRLFNPSWEDYEGVPIRVPHMGWNQIELKKDCVLFKGIDPEAHFYFVHSYYPAPEEQYIIGETTYGRPFCSLHGRDGLWAVQFHPEKSGNPGLKFISNFYEYCKEVSGA, from the coding sequence ATGCTGGCTATTCTTGACTATAAGGCCGGAAATCAGACTAGTGTTCAACGCGCGTTGAATAAACTTGGAATTCCTAACGAAATCACTGCGGACAAAGAAAAACTCGCAAATGCGACAGGTATCATCTTTCCTGGTGTCGGTGCAGCAGGACAGGCCATGGATGAACTAACATCCGGCGGACTGGACGAACTGCTCAAAGAACTCATTCTTCAAAAAAAACCGTTGCTCGGTATCTGTGTCGGATGTCAGATCCTTCTAGACTACAGTGAAGAAAATGATACAAAGGCATTATCAGTGATTCCTGGCGAATGCCGTCTTTTCAATCCTTCATGGGAAGACTATGAAGGTGTACCTATTCGTGTTCCTCACATGGGTTGGAATCAGATTGAACTCAAAAAGGACTGTGTCCTTTTCAAAGGTATTGACCCGGAAGCACATTTTTATTTTGTTCACAGTTACTATCCTGCTCCAGAAGAACAATACATCATAGGTGAAACCACATATGGCCGCCCATTCTGCTCTCTCCACGGGCGTGACGGCCTCTGGGCTGTTCAATTCCACCCTGAAAAGAGTGGTAATCCCGGCCTGAAATTTATTTCCAACTTCTATGAATACTGTAAGGAGGTTTCCGGTGCTTAG
- a CDS encoding J domain-containing protein: MNTRQAQSILKVGSDATEGDIKRSFRKLAFSMHPDLNPSPDAAQKFRELNEAYVFLKNVMNNTSGRKTSAGQKSYTSRNTASKPQTDRKTASDGAKAYQKQQSKARSEASKADSARAQQSRYFFQKEEDVLKDILNDPFARQVFEDIYSQISKDKPFKKPSAPMQDRKLNLSWGDKSTSVDVSSGFTEGIKSWVKGQMDDEQTVYFPAQALHPGRNIRITIQQGLRKKSKTLEITLPRDFIIGRAIRLKGQGRKLGPFKGDLYLRIMAK, encoded by the coding sequence ATGAATACCAGACAAGCACAGAGCATTTTAAAAGTTGGAAGCGATGCAACAGAAGGAGACATTAAACGTTCTTTCCGTAAGCTGGCCTTCAGTATGCACCCGGATTTAAACCCCAGCCCTGATGCTGCTCAAAAATTTCGTGAGCTTAATGAAGCTTATGTCTTTCTCAAAAACGTCATGAATAATACGTCCGGCAGAAAAACTTCTGCCGGTCAAAAATCTTACACCAGCCGGAATACAGCTTCAAAACCCCAGACAGATCGCAAGACAGCATCTGACGGAGCTAAAGCTTACCAGAAACAACAGTCAAAAGCCCGAAGTGAAGCAAGCAAAGCAGATTCAGCAAGAGCCCAGCAAAGTCGCTATTTTTTCCAGAAAGAAGAAGACGTATTAAAAGATATCCTCAATGACCCTTTTGCCAGACAGGTTTTTGAAGATATTTATAGCCAGATAAGCAAAGACAAACCTTTCAAAAAACCTTCTGCCCCCATGCAGGACCGTAAACTAAACCTAAGCTGGGGTGATAAAAGCACTTCGGTGGATGTTTCATCCGGATTTACCGAAGGAATAAAGTCATGGGTAAAAGGGCAGATGGATGATGAACAGACTGTTTATTTTCCTGCACAGGCGCTGCACCCCGGACGAAATATTCGCATTACAATTCAACAGGGCCTTCGCAAGAAGTCAAAAACGCTCGAAATTACCCTGCCGCGTGACTTCATAATCGGGCGAGCTATCAGACTCAAAGGGCAAGGTAGAAAACTTGGACCTTTTAAAGGCGATTTATACCTGCGGATCATGGCAAAATAG
- a CDS encoding YkgJ family cysteine cluster protein: MTQAFECRMCGHCCQGEGGIIMTAKDRKRLAEFLGISEDEMVNKFSETVNGKIRLQSKENGYCVFFNEGCGIHPGRPDICRAWPFFRGNLIDEISWEMIQEYCPGVNKEAGHAQFVIQGKEYIKSEGLRQHDPDVAPNALITEDD; the protein is encoded by the coding sequence ATGACTCAAGCTTTTGAATGCCGAATGTGCGGCCATTGCTGCCAGGGTGAAGGCGGGATTATCATGACTGCCAAGGATAGAAAAAGACTCGCAGAGTTCCTCGGGATATCCGAAGATGAAATGGTAAATAAGTTCAGTGAAACTGTTAATGGAAAAATCCGGCTTCAATCCAAAGAAAATGGATATTGCGTATTCTTTAACGAAGGCTGCGGTATACACCCAGGCCGGCCTGACATATGCCGGGCGTGGCCTTTTTTCCGTGGAAATCTCATCGATGAAATCAGCTGGGAAATGATTCAGGAATACTGCCCAGGCGTAAATAAAGAAGCTGGACATGCGCAGTTTGTAATACAAGGCAAAGAATATATAAAATCTGAAGGACTCCGCCAGCACGACCCTGATGTAGCCCCAAATGCACTCATTACTGAAGACGACTAA
- a CDS encoding CoA-binding protein: MLLLDEKKLASLLNEVKVIAVIGAVDKPGRPVDRVGRYLIDAGFKVIPVHPKRENVWGLKTYKSILDIPEPIDLLDLFRAANFCPFHADECLNLKELPKVFWMQQGISSPESRAMLSGKDITVIEDRCLMIDHKNLVGKE, encoded by the coding sequence ATGCTGCTATTAGACGAAAAAAAACTAGCCTCACTTCTTAATGAGGTCAAGGTGATAGCCGTAATCGGTGCAGTTGATAAACCGGGGCGACCTGTTGATCGAGTTGGCCGCTATCTTATTGATGCAGGCTTTAAAGTTATTCCTGTCCATCCTAAAAGAGAAAATGTATGGGGACTTAAAACATATAAATCTATTCTGGATATTCCAGAGCCAATTGATCTTTTAGATTTATTCAGAGCAGCAAATTTCTGCCCGTTTCATGCAGATGAATGTTTAAATCTTAAAGAACTGCCAAAAGTTTTCTGGATGCAGCAAGGTATATCAAGTCCTGAATCACGTGCGATGTTATCCGGTAAAGACATCACCGTCATAGAAGACAGGTGTTTAATGATTGACCATAAAAATTTAGTAGGCAAAGAATAA
- a CDS encoding M24 family metallopeptidase — MNDMNTNIVVPRTELEARWAKCRRFLPEVAPQAGGILCFSRLQIYYLSGSFVNGAVWLPLEGEPVLFVRRSLDRARIESTCKTIVPFKSFKDLAPLAKEVGQPLSEVIGAETAGLTWQLGEMLTSRMAEYQFVPADKVLSLARSVKSEWELEIMREVGEHHNMALVEVLPELIEPGMTEMEISKFIWNVFFEMGHEGHMRMQSFGEEIFLGHVSAGDSGIYPSSFNGPLGLRGVHPVSPYMGSAGKIWVDNSPLSVDAGFVMEGYHTDKTQVYWAGSKSSIPGDVLDAHLFCKDMQTLAAENLKPGVLVSDIYDMLMSEAAKSGYTDGFMGIGESKVPFIGHGIGLTVDGYPPIAKGFNLPIEEGMVFALEPKYGIPEVGMVGVENTFEVTKDGGQCITGDNFDIICIE; from the coding sequence ATGAATGATATGAATACGAATATAGTTGTGCCCCGTACTGAGCTTGAAGCCCGCTGGGCTAAATGTCGTCGTTTTCTTCCCGAAGTTGCTCCGCAGGCTGGGGGAATTCTTTGTTTTTCACGTTTACAGATTTATTATCTCTCCGGTTCATTTGTCAATGGTGCGGTCTGGCTGCCTTTGGAAGGTGAACCTGTTCTTTTTGTGCGCAGGTCTCTTGACCGTGCGCGTATTGAAAGTACATGTAAAACGATTGTTCCATTCAAATCATTTAAGGACCTTGCTCCTCTTGCTAAAGAAGTCGGACAGCCTTTATCCGAAGTGATTGGAGCTGAAACAGCTGGTCTTACATGGCAACTTGGTGAAATGCTTACTTCACGCATGGCTGAATATCAATTTGTGCCAGCTGATAAGGTGCTTTCTCTTGCCCGTTCAGTTAAATCTGAGTGGGAGCTTGAAATTATGCGCGAAGTTGGTGAACATCATAATATGGCTCTTGTTGAAGTTTTGCCGGAACTGATTGAACCCGGTATGACCGAGATGGAAATTTCAAAATTCATATGGAATGTTTTTTTTGAAATGGGGCATGAAGGTCATATGCGTATGCAGAGCTTTGGTGAAGAAATTTTTCTTGGACATGTATCTGCTGGAGATTCCGGTATCTATCCAAGTTCTTTCAATGGACCTTTAGGTCTTCGAGGTGTTCATCCTGTTTCACCATATATGGGAAGTGCTGGGAAAATATGGGTGGATAATTCACCGTTGTCAGTTGATGCCGGATTTGTCATGGAAGGCTACCATACCGATAAAACACAGGTATACTGGGCTGGTTCAAAATCCTCTATTCCCGGAGATGTATTAGATGCGCACCTCTTCTGTAAGGACATGCAGACTCTAGCCGCAGAAAATCTTAAACCCGGTGTGCTTGTCAGTGATATATATGACATGCTCATGTCAGAGGCTGCTAAATCAGGTTACACAGATGGGTTCATGGGGATAGGCGAGAGCAAAGTACCTTTTATAGGACATGGAATAGGTTTGACCGTTGATGGGTATCCTCCAATCGCGAAAGGTTTTAACCTGCCTATTGAAGAAGGAATGGTTTTTGCCCTCGAACCCAAATATGGTATCCCGGAAGTAGGTATGGTCGGTGTTGAGAATACTTTTGAAGTAACAAAAGACGGTGGGCAGTGTATTACCGGAGATAATTTCGATATTATTTGTATAGAATAA
- a CDS encoding AMIN domain-containing protein: protein MAKKNKKIVQCPFCNSNRLYFRRGLVSDVLISLLLPVKSYTCGSCSRSFHRFGNYFTSKQALIHIVGLIAILAIVNPHFLNPQNWFLKKQKTEPVEMIAEISSEPAQNSTEMPLLSMAVMNSTNSSLIFENSTVSAVEDMVENATKTGNQTDKTILAFNGTEVVNATTDMATNNTADLKPEPVNEKPGLQNGKLRSIYFKAVADKTRINLDLGGAPLSYTSFFLSNPDRLVVDIHGNWEYYGPTILRPENPIFSRFRIGIYEDKIRMVMDLKGQTPAPVITKTSTGLNIDVK, encoded by the coding sequence ATGGCTAAAAAAAATAAGAAAATAGTACAATGTCCGTTTTGTAACAGTAATCGTCTTTATTTCAGACGAGGACTAGTTTCTGACGTGCTTATTTCTTTACTACTCCCTGTTAAATCATACACTTGCGGATCATGCAGCCGCAGTTTTCACCGCTTCGGAAATTACTTCACAAGCAAGCAGGCGCTAATTCATATTGTCGGGCTGATAGCAATATTGGCTATAGTTAACCCACATTTTTTGAACCCGCAAAACTGGTTTCTGAAAAAACAAAAAACAGAGCCAGTCGAGATGATTGCCGAAATTTCTTCTGAGCCTGCCCAAAATTCCACAGAGATGCCACTGCTAAGTATGGCTGTTATGAATTCGACAAACAGTTCATTAATTTTTGAGAATAGTACTGTTTCAGCAGTTGAAGATATGGTTGAAAATGCGACAAAAACAGGTAACCAAACTGACAAAACTATTCTGGCATTTAATGGAACAGAAGTAGTAAATGCAACAACTGACATGGCAACAAATAATACTGCCGATCTAAAACCTGAACCAGTTAATGAAAAACCAGGTCTGCAAAATGGCAAACTTAGATCAATCTATTTTAAAGCCGTAGCCGACAAAACCAGAATTAATCTTGATCTTGGGGGGGCACCTTTATCATATACCTCCTTTTTCCTTAGCAACCCTGACAGGCTGGTTGTAGATATCCATGGCAACTGGGAATATTATGGGCCTACAATACTCAGACCCGAAAACCCTATATTCTCACGATTCAGAATTGGAATTTATGAAGATAAAATACGTATGGTTATGGATCTGAAAGGTCAAACACCAGCTCCGGTTATAACGAAGACATCAACGGGCCTGAATATCGACGTAAAATAA
- a CDS encoding iron-containing alcohol dehydrogenase, with product MLNFQIFIPTRIVFGPGKIAELATTPNLPKGDKAMIVIGESGAMISNGYLDKVQASLAKQNISTIVFDNISPNPKSDQIDQAAKITREKEIDFIVALGGGSTIDAAKAIALLTTNVGKCWDYIQSGSGGGVRAENPAAPLIAIPTTSGTGTEADQWAVINKSGANEKISLGNDSTFPAMSIIDPELMLTVPPRMTAYTGIDAFFHAVETFVSKEHQPVSDMLALEAVHLISNYLPMAIAEGDNIEARTVMAWASTAAGMCETLSRCISQHSLEHALSAKYPELPHGLGLAKLSIAYFKRLIPENPDRFEDLAMAMGYDTQSLDENMRATIFLEGLRHLLERTGFNDESLKTYGAKEEDVPELVQIAFETMGKLFECTPANMTQEDLECIVSEAIAG from the coding sequence ATGCTTAACTTTCAAATTTTTATTCCTACACGTATAGTTTTCGGCCCCGGAAAAATTGCTGAACTCGCCACAACTCCAAACCTTCCTAAAGGTGATAAAGCCATGATTGTCATCGGCGAGTCAGGCGCCATGATCAGCAACGGCTATCTCGATAAGGTACAGGCATCTCTTGCCAAACAGAATATATCTACAATTGTATTCGACAATATTTCTCCTAATCCTAAATCAGACCAGATTGATCAGGCAGCAAAAATTACCCGTGAAAAAGAAATCGATTTTATTGTAGCCCTTGGTGGAGGTTCAACAATTGACGCAGCCAAAGCAATTGCACTGCTGACAACCAACGTAGGCAAATGCTGGGACTACATCCAGTCAGGCTCCGGCGGCGGAGTTAGAGCGGAAAACCCAGCAGCACCGCTTATTGCCATTCCAACCACATCAGGCACAGGAACAGAAGCAGATCAATGGGCAGTTATCAATAAATCCGGGGCAAATGAAAAAATCAGCCTTGGTAATGATTCCACATTTCCAGCAATGTCTATAATCGACCCGGAACTTATGCTTACAGTGCCGCCACGGATGACAGCATATACCGGCATAGATGCATTTTTCCACGCAGTTGAAACTTTCGTATCCAAAGAACACCAGCCTGTAAGCGACATGCTTGCTCTTGAAGCAGTACATCTCATCAGCAACTATCTGCCCATGGCAATAGCTGAAGGTGATAATATTGAAGCACGCACTGTCATGGCATGGGCAAGTACAGCAGCAGGAATGTGTGAAACGCTTTCCCGCTGCATCTCCCAGCATTCACTGGAACATGCACTCAGTGCGAAATATCCGGAGTTGCCACACGGTCTGGGCTTGGCAAAGCTGTCAATCGCATATTTTAAAAGGTTAATTCCCGAAAATCCTGATCGTTTTGAAGATCTAGCCATGGCAATGGGTTACGATACCCAGTCTCTTGATGAAAACATGCGTGCCACCATATTCCTTGAAGGACTTCGTCACTTACTTGAACGGACCGGATTTAATGATGAATCTCTCAAAACATACGGTGCAAAAGAAGAAGATGTTCCAGAACTTGTTCAAATAGCGTTCGAAACAATGGGCAAACTATTTGAATGTACACCAGCCAATATGACTCAAGAAGATCTCGAATGTATAGTCTCTGAGGCCATCGCAGGTTAA
- a CDS encoding cytochrome c biogenesis protein CcdA, producing MRLKLILFVLLSLFSATGTLYPQNALSAQNQNPNLNTKWKIFKLSLEDQAKIGVQTEILAALILETKNGWYTYSHNPGKMGQPTTLKATLMPDKVILTPLYLPGKLKDDPFNKGSKIGTYSDQTPILIPVPQTSKSFTLKTQLSLLMCSDTACQPFKTELKFLGIGIVAKKLPAANTQPWWLKLVRSRANTNKDKINLKNISALTPKTKAEVIIKPKSEKGPQSATGKTDNENKTAPLTSFSFSDLKPQSFTPGLEVTDLTTAILFGLLAGFLLNFMPCVLPVISLKLSTLLAGAQHITAAEQKRNFREHNLFFALGILIYFGLLSVILGMTGMAWGQIFQKPPVVIGLTGIVFALSLSLFRLFNLPIVDLKISTKNSGPRTQAFFTGVLATLLATPCSGPFLGGVLGWAMVQKYYVISSVFLSVGAGMAIPYISMALFPALATRFPKPGAWTVWIERVAGFFLAGTCIYLLSILPENMLIPTLIFMWFTAVAAWMWGLAGGSNSKTSMYILRIAALAICITAGFWAATPPVRNANWINFKKEDFAARLGHEQMLVEFTADWCPSCKILEQTTLTPANLNRWQKKYNLTFIKVDLTAPNKNADQFLRSLGSRSIPLAAVFSIGDGSKSPTVIRDLYTTGQMDEALKQTLE from the coding sequence ATGCGTTTGAAGTTAATTTTATTTGTTTTATTAAGCTTATTTTCTGCCACAGGAACTCTTTATCCTCAGAATGCTCTGAGTGCACAGAATCAAAACCCTAATCTAAATACTAAATGGAAAATATTCAAACTGAGTCTTGAAGATCAGGCAAAAATTGGCGTTCAAACCGAAATACTCGCAGCTCTGATCCTTGAAACAAAAAACGGCTGGTATACATACTCACACAATCCGGGAAAAATGGGACAGCCGACAACATTAAAAGCTACCCTTATGCCGGATAAAGTGATTCTAACTCCACTCTACCTTCCGGGTAAACTTAAAGACGATCCATTTAACAAAGGAAGTAAAATAGGTACATATTCTGATCAGACACCTATACTGATCCCAGTACCTCAGACCTCAAAGTCCTTTACACTCAAGACACAGCTCTCGTTATTAATGTGCTCTGACACAGCCTGTCAGCCTTTTAAAACTGAGCTTAAGTTTCTGGGAATTGGGATTGTTGCCAAAAAATTACCTGCGGCAAATACTCAGCCGTGGTGGCTTAAATTGGTAAGGTCCCGCGCGAACACAAATAAAGACAAAATAAATCTTAAAAACATTTCCGCCCTGACACCAAAGACAAAAGCAGAAGTTATAATCAAACCAAAATCGGAAAAAGGACCTCAGTCAGCCACAGGAAAAACAGATAACGAAAATAAAACTGCTCCATTAACCTCTTTTTCCTTTTCTGACCTGAAACCGCAATCTTTTACCCCGGGACTTGAAGTAACAGATTTAACTACAGCAATACTTTTTGGACTGCTGGCGGGGTTTCTACTTAACTTCATGCCATGTGTCCTTCCGGTCATCAGCCTCAAACTATCTACTCTTCTTGCAGGAGCACAGCATATAACTGCAGCAGAGCAAAAACGTAACTTTCGTGAACACAATTTATTCTTTGCCCTCGGCATACTGATCTACTTCGGATTACTAAGTGTGATTCTGGGTATGACAGGAATGGCCTGGGGTCAGATTTTTCAAAAGCCACCAGTTGTAATCGGACTTACCGGAATTGTCTTTGCTCTATCTTTAAGTCTATTCAGGCTATTCAATCTTCCTATAGTAGACCTGAAAATCAGCACAAAAAACAGTGGACCACGCACTCAGGCCTTTTTCACAGGCGTACTGGCAACTTTGCTGGCAACACCATGCAGCGGGCCATTTCTGGGAGGAGTACTAGGCTGGGCGATGGTCCAAAAATATTACGTGATAAGCTCTGTATTTCTAAGCGTAGGTGCAGGTATGGCAATTCCTTATATATCGATGGCACTATTTCCTGCTCTCGCAACACGCTTTCCTAAACCGGGAGCATGGACAGTATGGATAGAACGCGTAGCTGGTTTTTTCCTTGCAGGGACCTGTATATACCTGCTCAGCATTCTACCGGAAAATATGCTCATCCCGACTCTGATCTTCATGTGGTTCACAGCCGTTGCAGCATGGATGTGGGGTCTGGCCGGTGGAAGCAACAGTAAAACATCTATGTATATACTGCGTATTGCAGCTCTTGCCATTTGCATTACCGCAGGATTTTGGGCTGCGACCCCACCTGTTAGAAATGCCAATTGGATAAATTTCAAAAAAGAAGACTTTGCCGCAAGACTAGGCCATGAACAAATGCTGGTGGAATTCACCGCAGACTGGTGTCCATCTTGTAAGATTCTTGAACAAACCACACTCACTCCGGCGAATCTGAATCGGTGGCAGAAAAAATACAACCTGACCTTCATAAAAGTTGATCTAACTGCACCTAACAAAAACGCTGACCAATTCCTGCGGTCACTAGGCAGCAGATCTATACCGCTGGCAGCAGTATTCAGTATTGGCGACGGTTCAAAATCACCAACGGTTATCAGAGACCTATACACAACAGGACAAATGGATGAAGCTTTAAAACAGACACTCGAATAA